The proteins below are encoded in one region of Knoellia sp. S7-12:
- a CDS encoding RDD family protein codes for MSVDGGYRTYAGDDVVTGEGVSVELPVAGVLSLIAARLIDLVITFVLAIVAFFTVGALVGNMSDAVARTMSIVLMVGLTVILPVVFETLTRGRSPGKYALGLCTVRDDGGPITLRHSVMRHLVGFVEFYLLVGAPAIVAAVIHPRAKRLGDMAAGTYVMALRHKFQVTAPPQAPPALEQWVRGSDIGPMPASLAIGIRQFLARSDSLTPQSRQHLAEDLCSQVLRHVSPPPPPGVHPEWILRAVLAERRQRDLGRMQSEAARTQRLLPPDPLG; via the coding sequence ATGAGCGTGGACGGGGGATATCGCACCTATGCCGGCGATGACGTCGTCACGGGCGAGGGCGTCTCGGTCGAGCTCCCGGTTGCGGGTGTGCTCAGCCTCATCGCCGCTCGCCTCATCGACCTCGTCATCACCTTCGTGCTGGCCATCGTGGCGTTCTTCACTGTCGGAGCCTTGGTCGGGAACATGTCCGATGCGGTCGCCAGGACCATGTCGATCGTGCTCATGGTCGGCCTCACCGTCATCCTGCCCGTTGTCTTCGAGACGCTGACCCGTGGCCGCAGCCCCGGCAAATATGCCCTCGGCCTGTGCACCGTGCGCGACGATGGCGGTCCGATCACGTTGCGACACAGCGTGATGCGCCACCTGGTCGGATTCGTCGAGTTCTATCTCCTGGTGGGCGCCCCGGCAATCGTCGCTGCCGTGATCCACCCACGTGCCAAGCGCCTTGGCGACATGGCCGCTGGCACCTATGTCATGGCGCTGCGTCACAAGTTCCAGGTGACCGCGCCACCGCAGGCGCCCCCTGCTCTCGAGCAATGGGTCCGGGGCTCCGACATCGGCCCGATGCCGGCTTCACTGGCCATCGGCATCCGTCAGTTTCTCGCGCGGTCGGACTCACTCACGCCGCAGTCGCGCCAGCACCTTGCCGAGGATCTCTGCTCCCAAGTCCTGCGTCACGTTTCGCCTCCTCCGCCGCCGGGCGTGCATCCGGAGTGGATTCTGCGAGCAGTCCTGGCCGAGCGACGCCAGCGCGACCTCGGACGGATGCAGTCGGAGGCAGCCCGCACCCAGCGCCTGCTTCCGCCCGACCCCCTCGGCTGA
- a CDS encoding DUF58 domain-containing protein, which produces MALTARALWLVLLGIVPVALRPTASTVWLWLLLCAAVIAVDVLLAPRPRRLEFERALPTSVRLGESVSTSLLVTHPGARTARGVLRDAWPPSTGAELTRHTLRLSGGERTRLTTTLTPTRRGDRVADRVTVRLRGPLGIAARQASIHVPGRLRVLHPFPSRKHIPSRLAVLRQLDGRAAMRTRGQGTEFDSLRDYVEGDDVRSIDWRATARRQDLVVRTWQPEQHRRIVIVLDTSRTSAGRIGDAPRLDSGMDAALFLTAIAGHARDRVHVIAGDRVVRAHVSGHDRVGLLHDAISELAPVDAQLIEADWRLLAAEVARAGSQRALVVLITPLESSALEEGLLPVLPALAARHRVVVASVADPAVEALRRGRGTATDVYAAAAAERTVGLRARTAGALRTLGVEVLDETPDKLPLALVDHYLALKRQGLL; this is translated from the coding sequence ATGGCCCTGACCGCTCGAGCTCTGTGGCTCGTCCTCCTCGGCATCGTCCCGGTGGCGCTGCGGCCCACCGCGTCGACGGTGTGGTTGTGGTTGCTGCTCTGTGCGGCCGTCATCGCGGTCGACGTCCTGCTCGCGCCGCGGCCGCGGCGTCTGGAGTTCGAGCGGGCGCTGCCGACATCGGTCCGCCTCGGCGAGTCGGTGAGCACCTCGCTCCTCGTCACCCATCCCGGCGCGCGCACCGCCCGCGGGGTCCTGCGCGATGCCTGGCCGCCGTCCACGGGAGCCGAGCTGACGCGGCATACCCTCCGTCTGAGCGGGGGCGAACGCACGCGTCTCACCACGACCCTCACTCCGACACGGCGCGGTGATCGGGTCGCCGACCGGGTCACCGTGCGACTGCGAGGGCCCCTGGGAATCGCTGCCCGGCAGGCGTCGATCCACGTCCCGGGCCGCCTGCGGGTGCTGCACCCGTTCCCTTCGCGCAAGCACATCCCCAGCCGGCTCGCAGTGCTGCGCCAGCTCGACGGTCGCGCCGCGATGCGCACACGAGGGCAGGGAACGGAGTTCGACTCGCTGCGGGACTACGTCGAGGGCGACGACGTGCGGTCCATCGACTGGCGAGCGACCGCGCGACGGCAGGACCTCGTCGTCCGCACGTGGCAGCCCGAGCAGCATCGCCGCATCGTCATCGTTCTCGACACGTCCCGCACGAGCGCCGGTCGCATCGGCGATGCCCCACGGCTCGACTCGGGGATGGACGCGGCCCTCTTCCTCACCGCCATCGCCGGGCATGCCCGCGACCGGGTGCACGTCATTGCTGGTGACCGCGTCGTGCGGGCGCACGTGTCGGGCCACGACCGCGTGGGATTGCTGCACGACGCCATCTCCGAGCTAGCACCCGTCGACGCCCAACTCATCGAGGCCGACTGGCGGTTGCTCGCCGCAGAGGTGGCGCGAGCGGGGTCACAGCGGGCGCTCGTCGTGCTCATCACGCCGCTCGAGTCGTCGGCACTGGAGGAGGGCTTGCTGCCGGTGCTGCCGGCTCTGGCTGCCCGACACCGGGTGGTTGTCGCCTCGGTCGCCGACCCTGCCGTCGAGGCGTTGCGTCGCGGACGCGGAACAGCAACAGACGTGTATGCCGCGGCCGCAGCCGAGCGGACCGTCGGGTTGCGCGCCCGGACTGCCGGGGCGTTGCGGACCCTGGGGGTCGAGGTGCTCGACGAGACTCCCGACAAACTGCCGTTGGCCCTGGTCGACCACTACCTCGCACTGAAGCGCCAAGGCCTTCTCTGA